The Candidatus Latescibacterota bacterium genomic interval CGGAAGGATCGCTGCATGGCTGGCTGGAGTACCGGTCAGGATAACGACCGAACATGGAAAGGGACTGTGGAAATCCGGATTCCAGGTGATGATCGAGCAGACGATGAACAGGATCACAGACATGCGTGTCTGCGTAAGCCGGGATATATTGAGGATCAGGAAAGAGCGTGAACATACAGACGATTCAAAGCTGGTTTATATCCCGAACGCAGTGAATCCGTCTTCCTTCGGTAACCCTCGCAGGAATAAAACAGATATCATGGAGGAGTTCGGGTGGGATCCCGCCGCTCCTCTCGTACTCTCGATCGGGAGAGTAGTGGAGGCCAAGAACTATCCGTTACTGGTCCGGGCAGTCTCGGTTTTATCCAAAAAAATGCCGGAAGTAAAATGCCTGATAGCCGGTGAAGGAAGATGTAGCAGTGAGGTGGAAACAGCTGTAGGAGAGGCAGGGCTGGAGACAACGGTGTGTCTCGCTGGATCGAGAAACGATATCGCCGATTTGTTGGGGGCGGCAGATCTCTTTGTATTATCATCTGATCGGGAGGGATTACCGGTGACTCTTCTCGAGGCGATGGCTTCAGGGACACCGATCGTATCGACCGATGTAGGAGGTATCTCCGAAGCGGTCAGCGACCGGGAGAGCGCACTGCTGGTTCCGCCGGGAGACGCAAGTGCCCTGGCCGCCGCGATGGAGGATGTTCTTTCAGACTCCGTCCTGTCTGCCCGGTTGACAGAAAAGGCCCGGGGGATCGTGAAGGCCAGGTTCAGCATCTCGTCGACTTCGATGGAAGTCCAGAAAATATACGAAAAACTGTACAGGGAGAAGCGGCAGATATGACGAAGCCTGAAGCAGTACCGGTTGTCATGTATCATGGAGTTGCGCCGGACAGGCCCGAATGGATCTGGAATCATCTAGTCACACCTGTCGATGTGTTCGACGGCCAGATGAGGTCTCTGAAAGAAAACGGTTGGAACACGATTACGCTCAGGCAGCTCTATTCACGCATGAAGGATAACACTCCCCTCCCGGAAAAGCCGGTCGTTTTGACTTTTGACGATGGCTATCTGGACAACTGGGTATATGCCTACCCCATTCTGAAAAAATATGGTCATCATGCCGTGATCTGGATGACGACCGATTTTATAGATCCCTGTCCCGATCCCCGGCCGAAGCTGGACGATTCCGGGACAGACCTCAGCCATAAAAATGACCTGGAGAGTCTGGGGTTTCTCTCATTCTCGGAGATGCGGGTGATGGAGGAATCGGGGCATGCCGAGATCCAGAGCCACGCATTGACCCATACATGGTATTTTTCGGGAGAAAAGATCGTTAATTTTCATATGCCTGCCACCAGAGATGGATATGATCCGTTCCCCTGGCTTTCGTGGAACGCGTTTCCTGAGAAAAAATACGGGTATATGTCGAGAGACCTCAGCGTTGATCTGCCATTCGGCACACCTGTATACAGACACGAAAGATCGCTAGTGGTGAGAAGGTATTTCGATGACGAGGACCTGGCGAAACGACTTGTCGCGCATGTAGCCACACATGGAGGTGCCAGTTTCTTTGAGATGTCTTCATGGAGGGAAGAGCTGGAAGAGCTGGTGACGAATTACGGATCTCCATCAGGCAGGTACGAGACCGAAGAGGAGTACGAGGACAGGGTAAGAAATGAACTTGCCGGGTCTCGCCGTATTCTCTCCGAAGGACTCGGCCATGATATAGATTTTCTCTGCTGGCCCGGAGGGGGATTCAACGATACGACGTTGAGGATCGCCGAGGATGCGGGTTACCTGGCTACCACTACGGACTATCATGCTCCAGGCAGAAAGAATATCTACGGAGAAAGACCAGACAGGATAAACAGGATAGGATGCGCTTCGCCGTGGATGTGGAGAGGCAAAGTGTCTATCAAGGATACCGATCCCGGGTTTTTCATCGCTTTGCTGGACAGATTCATGGGAAAAAAAGGGTCGATTTGGAAAATGCGCTGTTATAAGATAAAATACCTGATCAGATATCTTTTGACCGGAAACAAATAAGAAATGGAGTCGTCCATATGGTACTGCCGCTTTCACCATCACTGGTAAGAAATGTCATCCATCCCGTGTACAGGGGACTCAGAGGCGACAAACTGCTCTCGACCCTGAATGTACTTGAAAAAAACCAGTACCTTTCACCGGAGGAGATCGAGGATATCCAATGGGGACGCATGAAAGGTTTTCTCAAAGAGATATCGACGCATGTCCCATATTATCGTGAACTTTTCAATGAATTGAGTATGAATGTGGAAGACATCCAGAAACCGGCGGATTTCCTGGAGCTTCCACTTCTGGACAAGCATTTGATCAGGCTTGAAGAGAAGAGGCTGATCACTGAAGACCCGATGAGACGGGGATACAGGTCCAGTACTGGCGGGTCTACCGGCGAACCCCTGTATTTTTCTGTCGACCTGTCCGCCGGACCCATCCGGAGGGCCAACACGGCGCGAAGTTACCGGATGGCAGGGATCGATATCGGAGACAAGCAGGCTTTCGTCTGGGGTTTTCCCTTCGACATCCCTCTGAAGGAGAGAATGGCCAGCGCTATAAAGAACTATTTCAACAACATCACATATCTTTCGTCATTCAACATGTCGGAAAATGCGATGCTCGATTATGCTAACAAGCTGAAGAGGTACAAGCCCGATCTCATTATAGGTTATCCCTCCGCGGTGACGTTGTTCGCGGAATTCATAAAGGGCAGGAATATCGGCGGAATCAGGCCGAAGTCGGTGATCTCAAGTGGCGAGAAGATATATCCCCAGCAGAGGGAGTTACTTGAGGAAGTCTTCGGATGCAGGGTGTTCGA includes:
- a CDS encoding polysaccharide deacetylase family protein, encoding MTKPEAVPVVMYHGVAPDRPEWIWNHLVTPVDVFDGQMRSLKENGWNTITLRQLYSRMKDNTPLPEKPVVLTFDDGYLDNWVYAYPILKKYGHHAVIWMTTDFIDPCPDPRPKLDDSGTDLSHKNDLESLGFLSFSEMRVMEESGHAEIQSHALTHTWYFSGEKIVNFHMPATRDGYDPFPWLSWNAFPEKKYGYMSRDLSVDLPFGTPVYRHERSLVVRRYFDDEDLAKRLVAHVATHGGASFFEMSSWREELEELVTNYGSPSGRYETEEEYEDRVRNELAGSRRILSEGLGHDIDFLCWPGGGFNDTTLRIAEDAGYLATTTDYHAPGRKNIYGERPDRINRIGCASPWMWRGKVSIKDTDPGFFIALLDRFMGKKGSIWKMRCYKIKYLIRYLLTGNK
- a CDS encoding glycosyltransferase; amino-acid sequence: MTEDNGSSGTDNRIRVCVMIPKFHIGGAEVQVMGLLRNIDRSMFAVHLCLFGHGVVEMEEEASSLVEEIYYLDFRWRYLPVAFLKLVKYLQDGRFDVLHAHLAYADLIGRIAAWLAGVPVRITTEHGKGLWKSGFQVMIEQTMNRITDMRVCVSRDILRIRKEREHTDDSKLVYIPNAVNPSSFGNPRRNKTDIMEEFGWDPAAPLVLSIGRVVEAKNYPLLVRAVSVLSKKMPEVKCLIAGEGRCSSEVETAVGEAGLETTVCLAGSRNDIADLLGAADLFVLSSDREGLPVTLLEAMASGTPIVSTDVGGISEAVSDRESALLVPPGDASALAAAMEDVLSDSVLSARLTEKARGIVKARFSISSTSMEVQKIYEKLYREKRQI